The following are from one region of the Advenella mimigardefordensis DPN7 genome:
- a CDS encoding acyl-CoA dehydrogenase family protein: protein MDAKTQPQSTASAVTREEVLQATQAVTHRFDDEYFAKLDKEEGYPHDYIKALMDAKLHTVMIPEEYGGMGLGLQEACVIVEEMHRSGGVGSMIHGQMFMMGILARHGTDEQKRKILEEVCAGRVRLQSFSLTEPNAGTDTAKLQTKAWKEGNEWVIKGQKLWTSRFDYTDAFMLFARTSPPKDPAKPHQGISAFLVDKRQVDPTQYSSRKIDVMFNHHTFEVFYDNMRVPETSMIGEEGKGFRYLLDGLNAERIIIASEAIGDGRWFVDKAVNYAKERVLFGKPIGANQGVQFPIAKGYAHLEAADALRWKAAEKFDRNEPCGGDANIAKMLAADASWELANVCMQTHGGFGLAREYHIERRFRDTRVFQIAPISPNMVLNYVSQHVLGLPRSY, encoded by the coding sequence ATGGACGCTAAAACCCAACCCCAATCAACCGCTTCAGCCGTTACGCGTGAAGAAGTCTTACAGGCCACGCAAGCCGTTACTCATCGCTTTGACGACGAGTATTTTGCCAAACTCGACAAGGAGGAAGGCTATCCCCATGACTATATTAAGGCCTTGATGGACGCCAAACTGCATACGGTCATGATTCCGGAAGAATATGGAGGCATGGGGCTGGGACTACAGGAAGCCTGCGTCATTGTCGAAGAAATGCACCGGTCCGGCGGCGTTGGTTCCATGATTCATGGTCAGATGTTCATGATGGGTATTCTGGCACGCCATGGCACCGATGAACAAAAACGCAAGATACTGGAAGAAGTATGTGCAGGACGGGTACGGCTGCAGTCTTTTTCTCTTACTGAGCCCAATGCCGGTACCGATACCGCCAAACTGCAGACTAAAGCATGGAAAGAAGGCAATGAATGGGTGATCAAGGGGCAAAAATTGTGGACCTCGCGTTTTGATTATACCGATGCGTTCATGCTGTTTGCCCGCACCAGTCCACCGAAAGATCCCGCCAAACCGCATCAGGGTATCTCGGCCTTTCTGGTTGACAAACGCCAGGTTGATCCAACGCAATACAGTAGTCGCAAGATCGATGTGATGTTCAATCATCACACGTTCGAAGTGTTCTACGACAATATGCGAGTGCCTGAAACCTCCATGATAGGCGAAGAGGGCAAAGGATTCAGATATTTGCTGGACGGCCTGAATGCGGAACGCATCATTATTGCCTCAGAAGCGATTGGTGACGGTCGCTGGTTTGTGGATAAGGCTGTCAATTATGCTAAGGAGCGTGTGCTGTTTGGCAAACCCATTGGCGCGAATCAGGGCGTGCAATTTCCTATTGCTAAAGGCTATGCGCATCTGGAAGCCGCCGATGCGCTGCGCTGGAAAGCAGCCGAAAAGTTCGACCGCAACGAGCCATGTGGCGGTGACGCCAATATTGCCAAGATGCTGGCCGCCGATGCATCCTGGGAACTGGCCAATGTATGCATGCAAACGCATGGCGGCTTCGGTCTGGCGCGGGAGTATCACATTGAGCGGCGTTTCCGCGATACACGGGTCTTCCAGATCGCGCCGATCTCACCCAACATGGTACTGAATTATGTTAGTCAGCATGTGCTTGGCTTGCCACGTTCGTATTGA
- a CDS encoding MmgE/PrpD family protein, which translates to MTPPTDLSHEFAEFIINTRFEDLSPDAVDGAKKSILDTIGVILAATGVEPAVKAVNALITEAGGTPESSLMGFGGRAPAVWAAFHNGAMAHCLDFDDHAPEGHHPSSSIVPAVFALAERRGGVSGKQLIAAVAAGQDMFLRMRRHVPSRLDWHLTTVLGVFSAAASAAHVLGLTKEQTISALGIAGMQSCGTLELAYGVGSDLRGMYAGFSTKGAVLAALMAQKGIRGVQSMFEGKAGLFNVYFDNEYDRTGMIRDLGQHYHGGEILYKPWPSCGASHGFIHATLELMREHQLKVADISEIRVNVGDFQKQLCEPIESRRRPATAADAKFSIPYCVAVAATNGSAKLTDFIGDALADPQVLATAEKITAVVDAQFNWAGKLPKGRLDIITHDGRSFSRVGDNVPGDIECPMDWTYLSAKFSESAALAAVKPASDGVMSAIEMIQHLDRIDDATLVLRVLEH; encoded by the coding sequence ATGACCCCACCCACAGATCTCTCGCATGAGTTCGCTGAATTTATTATCAATACTCGATTCGAGGACCTGTCGCCCGACGCTGTTGACGGCGCGAAAAAAAGTATTCTTGATACGATCGGGGTCATTCTCGCCGCAACAGGCGTCGAGCCGGCAGTGAAGGCCGTTAATGCACTGATAACCGAAGCGGGCGGTACGCCAGAGAGCTCGCTGATGGGATTTGGAGGACGTGCGCCTGCCGTCTGGGCCGCATTTCATAATGGCGCGATGGCTCATTGTCTGGATTTTGATGATCATGCCCCGGAAGGGCATCATCCCAGCAGTTCAATCGTTCCAGCTGTATTTGCATTGGCTGAGCGTCGTGGTGGTGTCTCCGGTAAACAGCTGATCGCAGCAGTCGCGGCAGGGCAGGACATGTTTCTGCGCATGCGTCGCCATGTGCCCAGCCGGCTTGACTGGCACCTGACGACAGTGCTTGGCGTATTTTCTGCAGCAGCCAGCGCGGCGCATGTATTGGGGCTGACTAAAGAACAGACGATCAGCGCCTTGGGCATTGCCGGTATGCAAAGCTGCGGTACCCTGGAACTTGCCTATGGGGTTGGTAGCGATTTGCGAGGCATGTATGCGGGCTTCTCAACTAAAGGTGCTGTGCTGGCCGCGTTAATGGCGCAGAAGGGGATTCGGGGTGTACAGAGTATGTTCGAAGGCAAGGCAGGGTTGTTCAATGTCTATTTTGACAACGAGTATGATCGCACTGGCATGATCAGGGATTTAGGGCAGCACTACCACGGTGGCGAGATTCTGTACAAACCATGGCCCTCCTGCGGCGCTTCACATGGTTTTATCCATGCCACGCTGGAACTGATGCGGGAGCATCAGTTGAAAGTCGCCGACATCAGCGAAATACGGGTGAATGTCGGCGACTTCCAGAAGCAGTTGTGCGAGCCTATTGAAAGCAGGCGCCGTCCTGCAACGGCGGCCGATGCAAAGTTCAGTATTCCATACTGTGTGGCTGTTGCCGCTACCAACGGTTCGGCCAAACTGACCGATTTCATTGGCGACGCGCTTGCCGATCCGCAGGTGCTGGCAACCGCAGAGAAAATCACAGCTGTGGTCGATGCGCAATTTAACTGGGCGGGCAAACTTCCCAAAGGCCGACTGGACATCATCACGCATGACGGGCGTTCATTTTCACGAGTGGGCGATAACGTGCCAGGCGATATTGAATGTCCGATGGATTGGACGTATTTGAGCGCCAAGTTTTCTGAAAGTGCCGCGCTGGCAGCCGTAAAGCCAGCGTCGGATGGCGTGATGAGCGCGATAGAGATGATTCAACATCTGGACAGGATAGACGATGCAACCCTGGTCTTACGAGTGCTGGAGCACTGA
- a CDS encoding ABC transporter ATP-binding protein produces the protein MNKRILNVHGVSAVYDKVKALHGVSIHVNEGEIVAILGANGAGKTTLLNAISGIVPAAGGEISLGGTPIRGLKPWQLSAHGLIHVPEGREIFPAMSVEDNLRVVDASGNGPDFTVQSVLEMFPRLRERFDQTAGNLSGGEQQMLAIGRGLMARPRLILFDEPSLGLSPLISRHVLATIASLRSQGVSCLLVEQNMRAALKIADRAYVLRVGRVVREGDATDIAQDPDIGEAYLGS, from the coding sequence ATGAATAAGCGGATTCTGAATGTTCACGGCGTGAGTGCGGTTTATGACAAAGTCAAAGCCCTGCATGGAGTCTCAATTCATGTGAATGAAGGCGAAATCGTTGCCATTCTGGGTGCGAATGGGGCGGGTAAAACGACCTTGTTGAACGCCATCTCCGGTATCGTTCCGGCGGCAGGCGGGGAAATCTCGCTGGGCGGAACTCCGATACGTGGGCTTAAGCCCTGGCAACTGAGTGCCCACGGATTGATCCATGTACCTGAGGGGCGTGAAATCTTTCCAGCCATGAGCGTCGAAGATAATCTGCGGGTTGTCGATGCGTCGGGTAACGGCCCTGATTTTACTGTGCAGAGCGTCTTGGAGATGTTTCCGCGACTGCGGGAGCGCTTTGACCAAACAGCGGGCAACCTGAGCGGTGGTGAGCAACAGATGTTAGCTATCGGTCGTGGATTGATGGCGCGGCCTCGCCTGATTTTGTTTGATGAACCCTCTCTCGGTTTGTCGCCACTCATTTCCCGGCATGTGCTAGCGACCATTGCTTCACTACGCAGCCAAGGCGTTTCCTGCTTACTGGTCGAGCAAAACATGCGTGCAGCGCTCAAGATTGCCGATCGCGCCTATGTTTTGCGCGTGGGGCGAGTTGTGAGAGAGGGTGATGCCACTGACATAGCGCAGGATCCGGATATAGGCGAAGCCTATTTGGGATCGTGA
- a CDS encoding MmgE/PrpD family protein, giving the protein MKNTIIEQLAHYTESTTYRQLPFEVVHESKRILLDSIGCALAGLHFQKGQAGRDFARLMGSGGMDASIIGDARRVSIPAAAFANAELINTMDMDVVTVPGHVAPAVLSSIMAAGEAALSSGQQIIEAIAIGHEIGHRFGRAVDNLRDTKNGEPDPPKIFGYTSPIFGAAAGIAKLRGHSSQVIANGLGIAACISPVNSMMSWIHHAPATTIKYTLKGALAFQAVTAAYMAEFGHRGDVQVLDDAEYGYPRFIGSSKWEPDAIVNKLGEQWLFPAHTSYKPYPHCRVFNALLDCVSKIVSENEIKPDEIDSIKIFVEGFAQKPVWINRRIDDVHDAQFSMYHGIAVAAHGLRPGRAWLEPDFIQSPSVLRLMEKVSSEPHPDYVALLSGNAASRPARVELHARGETFLQERRFPKGSPSPEPDSIMTDAELIEKFRHNAQDVISNDAIGQLVESIMHLEQSDRWDRVVQLAVPTDLQK; this is encoded by the coding sequence ATGAAAAATACCATCATAGAACAGCTTGCGCACTACACCGAATCAACAACCTATCGGCAACTACCATTTGAAGTAGTGCATGAAAGCAAGCGAATTCTGCTCGACTCCATTGGCTGCGCGCTTGCCGGTCTTCATTTTCAAAAAGGCCAGGCCGGACGCGATTTTGCCAGACTGATGGGTTCAGGCGGAATGGATGCGTCAATTATCGGTGATGCCCGGCGTGTTTCCATTCCAGCAGCAGCCTTTGCCAATGCAGAGTTGATCAACACAATGGACATGGATGTTGTGACGGTTCCGGGGCATGTAGCTCCGGCGGTTCTGTCCAGCATCATGGCAGCAGGTGAAGCTGCATTATCAAGTGGCCAGCAAATAATCGAAGCTATTGCGATCGGACATGAAATAGGTCATCGATTTGGGCGCGCAGTGGATAATTTGCGCGATACAAAGAACGGCGAGCCGGATCCACCAAAAATTTTCGGCTATACCAGCCCGATATTCGGTGCCGCCGCAGGTATTGCTAAATTGCGGGGACACTCATCGCAAGTCATCGCCAACGGGCTGGGCATCGCGGCCTGCATATCACCAGTCAACTCCATGATGTCCTGGATACATCATGCACCCGCAACAACGATCAAATACACGCTGAAAGGCGCGCTGGCCTTTCAGGCTGTCACTGCGGCTTATATGGCAGAGTTCGGCCATCGGGGTGATGTACAGGTTCTTGATGATGCGGAATATGGTTATCCCCGTTTTATCGGCTCCAGCAAATGGGAGCCGGATGCCATTGTGAATAAGCTTGGAGAACAATGGCTCTTTCCTGCGCATACCTCATATAAACCCTATCCTCACTGCCGGGTGTTCAATGCACTGTTGGATTGTGTTTCAAAAATCGTAAGCGAGAATGAGATCAAACCAGACGAGATTGACAGTATCAAAATTTTTGTGGAAGGCTTTGCGCAAAAGCCTGTCTGGATTAATCGCAGGATAGATGATGTGCATGATGCCCAGTTCAGCATGTACCACGGCATCGCCGTCGCCGCACATGGTCTGCGGCCGGGCAGGGCCTGGCTGGAACCAGACTTTATCCAAAGCCCGTCAGTGCTCAGACTAATGGAAAAAGTGAGCAGCGAACCACATCCGGACTATGTAGCACTGTTGAGTGGCAATGCGGCCAGTCGACCGGCACGGGTAGAACTACATGCGCGCGGCGAAACATTTTTGCAGGAGCGGCGCTTTCCAAAGGGAAGCCCGTCTCCAGAACCCGACTCAATAATGACGGATGCCGAATTGATAGAAAAATTCAGACATAATGCGCAGGATGTCATCAGCAACGACGCAATCGGTCAACTCGTTGAGTCGATTATGCATCTTGAACAGTCAGACCGCTGGGATAGGGTGGTACAGCTTGCAGTACCAACAGACCTGCAAAAATAA
- a CDS encoding Bug family tripartite tricarboxylate transporter substrate binding protein, with protein sequence MFNVTQPVLTLMFGIAFSIPCLAANPPYPSKVVKIIVPTGPGTASDATARYLSDGLSKKFGKTFIVENRPGASATIATAAVHRAAPDGHTLLLTYSTHYINQWSLKLDYDALDFMPLAQLNKSPIVLSVGVASPYHSVEELVESARSRPGKLSFASVGGVSQIAGAYFLKKAGIQINSVLYKDPTQSLLDTANGLADMSFTGLTAPLPFVHSGKLRVLGVSTAQRDSNLPGVPAIAESGVPGYEFASNVIMLAPPRTPKDIVKQISEAVGEIALSTEFKNLCKVQGCTVDYLDSEQLATRFPQELEKWKTLVDQAGLTAK encoded by the coding sequence ATGTTCAATGTTACTCAGCCGGTGCTCACACTCATGTTCGGGATTGCATTCTCAATCCCTTGCCTTGCGGCAAACCCACCGTACCCTAGCAAAGTGGTGAAAATCATCGTGCCAACAGGCCCGGGGACAGCCAGCGACGCTACGGCCCGATATCTCTCTGACGGTCTTTCCAAAAAATTTGGCAAAACATTTATTGTAGAGAACCGACCCGGCGCGAGTGCAACAATCGCCACGGCTGCAGTGCACCGTGCCGCGCCTGATGGCCATACTTTACTGCTGACCTACTCGACACATTATATAAACCAATGGTCACTCAAACTTGACTATGATGCGCTTGATTTTATGCCGCTGGCTCAACTGAACAAATCTCCTATCGTCCTATCTGTCGGCGTTGCGTCTCCCTATCACTCGGTAGAAGAGCTGGTCGAGTCAGCGCGAAGCCGCCCAGGAAAACTGTCGTTTGCTTCGGTTGGCGGAGTTTCTCAAATTGCGGGTGCCTATTTTCTGAAAAAGGCGGGCATTCAGATAAATTCTGTACTTTATAAAGATCCTACTCAATCTTTGCTTGATACGGCAAATGGCTTGGCCGATATGTCGTTCACCGGACTAACCGCGCCGCTGCCTTTTGTTCATTCCGGGAAACTCAGGGTGTTGGGGGTATCGACAGCCCAGCGGGATAGCAACCTGCCCGGGGTGCCGGCGATCGCCGAGTCGGGTGTGCCCGGCTACGAATTCGCATCAAATGTGATTATGCTGGCGCCGCCCAGGACACCAAAGGACATCGTCAAACAGATTTCTGAGGCTGTCGGTGAAATTGCATTGAGCACAGAATTTAAAAACTTGTGCAAAGTACAGGGTTGCACTGTTGACTACCTTGATAGCGAACAACTTGCTACCCGCTTTCCTCAGGAGCTGGAAAAATGGAAGACACTTGTCGATCAGGCGGGATTGACCGCTAAGTAA
- a CDS encoding MmgE/PrpD family protein: MDATIQKLARYIVDTAFDTIAPEAIHEARRRIIDSLGCAAAASAEPFCLSIKKLAARTHSTPSARIWGTGQETSIEMAAFANGTMLRYQDFSDTVLSRSNGHPSDMLGGLIAVAEAFHSDGKSLLAAVVVAYEIYCSLCASVQMAARGIDQGTAAAAGTAAGIASLLDYSEQQTANALCLVLAANLHLYNVRCGTLSDWKGCGGPNGARNGVFAAMLAREGVTGPTAPVEGKGGLWEILGRFEWDPGGGAVPLICQTHLKLHPVCYHGQSAVDAALILRNTVAASDVQRIEIETYEAAYLAMGQDPGRWAPDNRETADHSMPYTVAHAWITGSLSSTAYETDQLQSRAVLEMMKRISVSAVPELTAAFPANSSTRISVLNMAGSVYTHLQPNPKGNAGNPVSDTELEAKFSDLYRSWGAADSARQLLDFVWTIDKNTDVSTLVDALCIESTR; encoded by the coding sequence ATGGACGCGACCATACAAAAACTTGCGCGCTACATAGTCGACACCGCATTTGACACGATCGCCCCAGAAGCCATTCACGAGGCCCGCCGGCGGATTATAGACAGTCTGGGATGCGCGGCGGCGGCATCAGCTGAACCGTTTTGTCTATCAATAAAGAAGCTGGCAGCCCGCACGCATTCAACCCCATCCGCACGCATCTGGGGCACCGGACAAGAGACGTCTATTGAAATGGCCGCTTTCGCCAATGGAACGATGCTGCGGTATCAGGATTTCAGTGACACAGTGTTGTCGCGAAGTAATGGCCATCCCAGCGATATGCTGGGAGGGCTCATTGCGGTGGCTGAAGCCTTCCATAGCGACGGAAAATCGCTGTTAGCGGCAGTGGTCGTAGCCTATGAAATTTATTGCAGCCTGTGCGCAAGTGTTCAAATGGCAGCCAGGGGTATTGACCAGGGGACTGCTGCGGCAGCAGGAACCGCCGCCGGCATTGCCAGTCTGCTGGATTATTCGGAGCAGCAGACGGCCAATGCATTGTGTCTGGTGCTGGCTGCGAATCTTCATCTTTATAACGTACGCTGTGGCACACTCTCTGACTGGAAAGGGTGTGGCGGCCCCAATGGCGCTCGCAATGGCGTTTTTGCGGCCATGCTGGCACGCGAGGGGGTTACCGGGCCAACGGCACCAGTGGAGGGCAAGGGGGGGCTATGGGAGATACTTGGCAGGTTTGAATGGGATCCTGGCGGTGGCGCTGTCCCGCTCATTTGTCAGACACATCTTAAATTGCATCCGGTGTGTTACCACGGACAATCTGCAGTGGACGCGGCGCTCATACTTCGCAATACCGTTGCCGCCAGTGATGTACAACGTATAGAAATTGAAACGTATGAAGCTGCCTATCTCGCCATGGGGCAGGATCCCGGCCGATGGGCGCCGGACAATCGGGAAACGGCCGATCACAGCATGCCCTATACGGTCGCCCATGCGTGGATAACGGGAAGCCTCTCCAGCACTGCCTACGAAACGGATCAATTGCAAAGCAGAGCAGTTCTGGAGATGATGAAGCGGATCAGTGTATCAGCGGTACCGGAGTTGACTGCCGCATTTCCCGCCAACTCGTCCACCCGCATCAGCGTTTTGAATATGGCTGGTTCAGTGTATACGCATTTGCAGCCCAATCCTAAAGGGAACGCAGGTAATCCAGTGAGTGATACGGAATTGGAAGCCAAGTTCAGCGATCTGTACAGAAGCTGGGGAGCGGCGGATAGCGCGCGACAGCTGCTTGATTTTGTCTGGACTATTGACAAAAATACTGATGTTTCCACGCTGGTGGATGCACTTTGTATCGAATCAACACGCTAA
- a CDS encoding ABC transporter ATP-binding protein → MSVAEIIQQQTVVKNVSADVVVQATGVTKKYGGIAALKGIDLTIHEGEIFGIIGPNGAGKSTLFDILCGIIQPTTGQVQLLGKTIQGMSAHVVARLGVARRFQRTAVFAEATVMQNLLFAAHQSFSHSMLGRFVHSKHWQEERDAFFSRAQEVLGITGLWDDRERIACTLAYGVQRRLAVGLALMPDPKLLFLDEPAAGMDDQDSDSFITLVREVAPGRTVIIVEHDMRVIRKLCHRCLAMADGRPLQRGQPADVLQHPDVIEAYLGAADE, encoded by the coding sequence ATGTCGGTAGCTGAAATCATACAACAACAAACCGTCGTGAAGAATGTGTCAGCCGACGTCGTTGTGCAGGCCACTGGCGTAACAAAGAAATACGGCGGAATTGCAGCACTGAAAGGGATTGATCTAACGATTCATGAAGGCGAGATATTTGGCATTATCGGTCCGAATGGAGCGGGAAAATCAACACTGTTCGATATTCTGTGCGGCATTATCCAGCCAACCACCGGCCAGGTACAACTGTTGGGAAAAACGATCCAGGGTATGTCAGCCCATGTCGTTGCCCGGCTTGGGGTCGCTCGCCGCTTCCAACGAACCGCCGTTTTTGCGGAAGCGACGGTCATGCAGAATCTGCTGTTTGCAGCTCATCAGTCTTTTAGCCATTCGATGCTCGGACGTTTTGTGCATTCAAAACATTGGCAAGAGGAAAGAGACGCTTTTTTCAGTCGTGCTCAAGAGGTTCTGGGCATCACAGGACTGTGGGACGATCGTGAACGTATCGCCTGCACACTCGCCTATGGCGTGCAGCGGCGCCTGGCGGTCGGCCTTGCGCTTATGCCAGACCCGAAACTACTGTTTCTGGACGAACCCGCTGCGGGAATGGATGATCAGGACAGTGACAGCTTTATTACGCTTGTTCGAGAAGTGGCACCAGGGCGAACTGTCATCATTGTGGAGCATGACATGAGGGTCATTCGTAAGTTATGCCATCGCTGTCTTGCGATGGCCGATGGGCGGCCGTTACAGCGAGGTCAGCCTGCTGACGTGCTGCAGCATCCTGATGTAATTGAAGCCTATCTGGGAGCAGCGGATGAATAA
- a CDS encoding CaiB/BaiF CoA transferase family protein, producing MSESNFISSPLQGVKVIELSHLIAGPYCGQLLAEEGASVVKIEPPDGELTRHREPMRRVGDQVISGYFASLNRGKQSVSLDLKNESGIQTLHRLLETADVVLTNMRGGALKRLGIHPDELRKRYPRLIIACISGFGLHNAGKFTDRAGLAMVAEAMSGTTSLTRDHDGNPVWCGFALGDIVAGMAAHSAILLALRNQEKYGVGRVLDMSMVECSLPMVSVALAREQSASAELRAFAGSNNFHGVPYGAFPASDGFVNIGVNRDDFWKRLCKAMGRPELGTDPRYETYIERAKNQRDVHQITEAFTRQFTRDDIVAKLNAVDVPVASILTMAELTNDEYLQTRGALRQVNDGIGGSMMLPVDPSGFTPAEGSHLVPLLNEHRDTVLARELNLSANDISCLEQAGAFGTPMAMANIA from the coding sequence ATGTCTGAATCTAACTTCATTTCCAGTCCGTTGCAGGGCGTCAAAGTCATTGAATTATCGCATCTGATCGCCGGGCCCTATTGCGGCCAGTTACTGGCCGAAGAGGGTGCCAGTGTCGTCAAGATAGAACCCCCTGACGGCGAGTTAACACGACATCGCGAGCCCATGCGGCGCGTTGGTGATCAAGTGATCTCCGGCTATTTTGCTTCGCTTAACCGGGGCAAGCAGAGTGTATCGCTGGACCTGAAGAATGAAAGCGGCATCCAGACGCTGCATCGCCTGCTGGAAACGGCCGATGTGGTTCTGACCAATATGCGCGGCGGCGCGCTTAAGCGCCTGGGAATACATCCCGATGAACTGCGCAAGCGATACCCGCGCCTGATTATTGCCTGCATTTCGGGCTTTGGTCTGCACAACGCAGGTAAATTCACCGACCGCGCAGGACTGGCAATGGTGGCCGAGGCCATGTCCGGCACAACCAGTCTGACCCGAGATCATGATGGTAATCCGGTTTGGTGCGGCTTTGCACTGGGCGATATCGTTGCGGGTATGGCAGCGCACTCGGCTATTTTGCTGGCGCTTCGCAATCAGGAGAAATATGGTGTAGGCCGTGTGCTGGATATGAGCATGGTTGAGTGCTCCCTGCCCATGGTCAGCGTGGCGCTGGCTCGTGAGCAGTCTGCAAGCGCCGAACTACGCGCCTTTGCCGGTTCGAATAATTTCCATGGCGTTCCCTATGGTGCGTTCCCTGCGTCTGACGGATTCGTCAATATTGGCGTCAACCGGGACGACTTCTGGAAACGCCTTTGCAAAGCGATGGGGCGTCCCGAGTTGGGCACCGATCCCCGCTACGAAACCTATATTGAACGAGCCAAAAATCAACGCGACGTGCACCAGATTACCGAAGCCTTCACACGGCAATTTACCCGGGACGACATCGTGGCAAAACTCAATGCTGTGGATGTGCCGGTAGCCAGCATTCTGACGATGGCGGAGTTGACCAATGATGAGTATCTGCAAACACGCGGCGCGCTTCGGCAAGTGAACGACGGCATTGGCGGTTCCATGATGCTGCCCGTAGACCCGAGCGGCTTTACGCCTGCAGAAGGTAGCCATCTGGTGCCGCTATTGAATGAACATCGTGACACCGTACTTGCACGTGAACTGAATCTTTCGGCCAACGACATATCCTGCCTGGAACAGGCAGGTGCCTTCGGTACACCGATGGCCATGGCCAACATTGCTTGA
- a CDS encoding MmgE/PrpD family protein: MDFAYRLADNAVTRQFDSLSTATVDATNDGLIDSLACALAGVRAHGLDQARTALGRWGQDGCTVWGGFGKAPAPVAAFLNAVALHALDYDDTDDKVPLHAFGMVLPGLLADLEENLPDCDGQRFLTALAVGVDGAMRVGRAGGPKGSRGWNYSVISGSIGAVLAIANLRGWDAQMTVDALGHQLTQTSGSLQSIIDGSLAKRFQPAQLVKNVMFSVALAQSGIDGPRNVFEGKAGFINLYQDGKFDLEAAGLNMHHCNLIEDLSLKPYPACRFTHAPIDLALELHRNEGLRLDDIKHIDIRVSGQAVNMVGRQYDPRTAGIVDAQFSIAYTVAVGLAKGAVLIGDFTDEAIRDEKIGRFAHSQITITADDALPFLGMTPVFFDVTLNDGRVMQVQTDVVSGSPQKRMSAAQLRDKVDDCLNYGESDTRTDALVNAVESLRTGMPVKTLLALLS, from the coding sequence ATGGATTTCGCCTATCGTCTTGCCGACAATGCCGTTACAAGGCAATTTGATTCTTTGTCCACCGCTACCGTCGATGCCACGAATGACGGCCTTATCGATAGTCTTGCCTGCGCGCTCGCCGGCGTTCGTGCCCATGGACTGGATCAGGCGCGAACAGCCCTGGGGCGCTGGGGCCAGGACGGCTGCACCGTCTGGGGTGGTTTTGGTAAAGCACCTGCCCCAGTTGCCGCATTTCTGAACGCAGTGGCCTTGCATGCGCTGGACTATGATGACACCGATGATAAAGTGCCGTTGCATGCATTCGGCATGGTGTTACCTGGATTACTAGCCGATCTGGAGGAAAACCTGCCAGACTGCGACGGACAGCGATTTCTCACTGCGTTGGCGGTTGGCGTGGATGGCGCAATGCGTGTCGGTCGTGCGGGCGGCCCTAAGGGATCACGCGGTTGGAACTATAGCGTGATCAGCGGTTCTATCGGGGCCGTTCTGGCCATTGCCAATCTACGCGGCTGGGACGCACAGATGACAGTGGATGCGCTTGGGCATCAATTGACTCAGACCAGCGGTAGCCTGCAATCGATCATCGACGGTAGCCTGGCCAAACGATTTCAGCCGGCTCAGTTGGTAAAAAATGTCATGTTCTCGGTTGCGCTTGCCCAGTCCGGCATTGACGGCCCCAGAAACGTCTTTGAAGGCAAAGCCGGATTTATCAATCTGTACCAGGATGGAAAGTTTGATCTTGAAGCGGCTGGCCTGAATATGCATCATTGCAATCTGATTGAAGATCTCAGTCTGAAGCCCTATCCGGCCTGCCGTTTTACTCATGCGCCAATAGATCTGGCGCTCGAACTGCACCGGAACGAAGGCCTGCGCCTGGACGATATAAAACACATTGACATTCGGGTCAGCGGCCAGGCAGTGAATATGGTCGGCCGGCAATACGACCCTCGCACAGCGGGCATTGTAGATGCGCAATTTAGTATTGCTTACACGGTCGCCGTTGGGCTGGCTAAAGGCGCTGTGCTGATCGGTGACTTCACGGATGAGGCCATCCGCGATGAAAAAATCGGCCGGTTTGCACATAGCCAGATTACTATCACTGCCGATGACGCCTTGCCGTTTCTAGGTATGACACCTGTGTTTTTCGACGTGACATTGAATGATGGCCGTGTGATGCAGGTGCAGACGGATGTTGTGTCAGGCAGCCCCCAAAAGCGTATGAGTGCAGCACAGTTACGGGATAAAGTGGACGACTGCCTCAACTATGGCGAATCAGATACCCGCACTGATGCGCTGGTGAATGCCGTCGAGTCATTGCGAACAGGTATGCCGGTAAAAACACTTTTGGCATTGCTATCGTAA